In Alkalihalobacillus sp. TS-13, the following are encoded in one genomic region:
- a CDS encoding CYTH domain-containing protein has translation MKQEIEIELKNLVTEEEFNSLCAAFSISDDSFIEQTNHYFDTEDFSLKEKGCALRIRHKKNNYTFTLKRPQDDGLLEAHEVLSEATALNLINGRRVDPSEMLDLLEDTFGIESSKLKCLGSLVTSRVERAYKSGLLVFDHSTYLGTEDFELEYEVGDRKTGEQEFHNLLETYHIPQRNTPNKIERFFNRKRV, from the coding sequence ATGAAACAAGAAATCGAAATTGAACTTAAGAATCTCGTTACTGAAGAAGAATTCAATTCTCTATGTGCTGCCTTCTCTATATCGGATGATTCTTTTATCGAGCAAACGAATCATTATTTTGATACCGAGGATTTTTCGTTAAAAGAAAAAGGATGTGCTCTCCGTATCCGTCATAAAAAGAACAACTATACATTCACTCTGAAACGACCTCAAGATGACGGACTGCTTGAAGCGCATGAAGTACTATCAGAAGCAACTGCCTTGAACTTGATTAATGGTCGTAGAGTCGATCCAAGTGAGATGCTGGATTTACTTGAAGACACTTTCGGAATCGAATCCAGCAAGTTAAAATGCTTAGGGTCTCTTGTCACTTCAAGAGTTGAAAGAGCATATAAATCCGGTTTACTTGTATTTGATCATTCCACTTATCTTGGAACAGAAGACTTTGAACTGGAATACGAAGTCGGTGACCGCAAGACTGGCGAACAAGAATTCCACAACCTTCTTGAAACCTACCACATTCCACAACGAAACACGCCGAATAAAATCGAGCGCTTCTTCAATCGTAAACGCGTTTGA